The sequence CATGACCAATACTCTCATGCATCGTCAGGTGGAGGTGCTCTGGGTCAAGAATTAAATCAAAGTTTCCTGTTGGTGAAGGGTCAGCAAATAGCTTCTCGCGAGCTTCCTGAGCAACTCTTGGAGCATTTCCAACAAGGTCTGCTGCAATAATTTGTTCCCATCCGGCATGTTGCGGGGATGCTTGATAGCTGCGCGATTGTTTTTCATTATTTCCGACCGTATCCGCTTTCAGCCATGCGGTCACTATCAAGCGGTCTAGGAAAATATTCGATCCTTCAGTTGAAGCATAAAGCTGGTAGCTTCGAAGCTGATACATCATCGCTATAGCAACCTTTACCTCTTCAACCTTTCGCATGATGTCCGTGCATTCAAGGAGGAGGGAAGCCTTGGATTCAAGCGGGATTTCAAAGGGATCAGTAACGCGAGGGGTGACATAAGTTGAGTTATGAATAGGTTCGGGAGCAAGGTCAACATTTCGTACCTTGGCGATGCTGCTGGCCCTTGCAATCTCAGCTGCTTGCTTTGCTACATTTTGAACAGATTCGGGAGTTAGTACAGAAGAACTTGCAAATCCCCACGCTCCATTTGCCAAGCATCGAACCCCGAAACCTTTATCACCGCTATCGTTGATGCCGGCAATCCGTTCATTGCGGGCAAATAAAGATTGCTGACGCCCTTCAACAATACGAATATCAGCATAATCAGCGCCTGCTAAACGAGCGGATTTAAGGGCAATCTGCGCCATTTCATCCAACACGGCTCTATCAAACTCCATTCCTCACCTCCTGATTAAGTTAAAAGGATACCTTACAGGGGAGGTGAAAGGTAGTGCGTATTGCGTAGTACGTATTTCGGAGATGAAGTCAGGAATTAGATTGGATATTGGGCATTTATTTATCGCCCTTCAATACGGTCTAGAGGCCTACTTAGGGATCTGTATGCTATTACCCATCACCTGGATCCGCTATCCGTTGCTCTTTACCGATATTCCTTTGGCGGTTAGGCGTTCTATCCAGGGGGCTACGTCCTCTTTGGTGGCGGCTGGGATGTCGTCGGCCATGGTGGGTTCGCCGCCTTGGGCAAGCCATTTGCTGTTGCCTAATCGGTGATAGAGCATGAGTTCAACTGGAGGCGGGTTAGGGAATTGAGTAAGGAAGGCTTCTAAACCATCTAAAAGTCCCTGCTCTGCGTTTTTCGTCGGGATCCAGGGTACGCGGATGATTAATGGCCAGCCAGCTTCAATCATACGTGTTATGTTGGCTAAAATCTTATCGTTAGGAACTCCAGTTAATTCCTTATGTCGCTCGTTGTCGGTGTGCTTGAGGTCGACCTGATAAAGATCTAGAAGTGGCCTGAGTTCTTCGAGTTGTTCCCAAGGGCAGAGGGCGGAGGTTTCAATTGCGGTGTTCATTCCCTCGGCCTTGGCTACTTCATAAATCTCTTTGGTGAAATCATACTGAGACATAGGCTCGCCGCCGGAAAGGGTAAGCCCTCCGCCGGATTGCTCATAGAATGGGATGTCCCGTCGAACAATCGCCATAACATCTTCGACGGTCATTTTCTTTCCGATCTTTTCAAGTGCGCCAGTTAGGCATGCATCAACACATTTGCCGCAGCGCACGCAGTCTTCTAGAAAGAGTTCATGTGTATCCGCCGAAACAACGTGACCGCCGTGGTCACATGCTGTAACACATCGACCGCAGTGAGCACAAAGATTCACAGTGAGGCGTACTTGTGGCCGTCGTTCGAGTCCTTCGGGGTTATGGCACCACTGGCATCTTAGCGGACACCCCTTAAGAAATACAGTAGTACGAATACCCGGACCATCATCCAACGAAAAGCGTTGAATGTCAAAAACCCATCCTTCAGAAGACATATAAAAAACCTCACGTATTGCGTATTACGTAGTGCGTATTTACGGATTCCTGAATACGTAATACGCATTACGCACTAATTCTTATGTCGATACCGATTTATAATATCGTCTTGAACGTCGCTTCCGAGGGTTACGAACTTGGCGGAGAAACCGCCTACTCGGACAATTAAGTGACCGTAATCCTCGGGACGTTCTTTGGCGCGGATCATTTCATCCACATCAGTCATGTTACCTTGGAATATTTGGCCTCCCATTGATAGGAAGCTTTTAAGGACTGCATTAATAGTTTTTGGGGTCGCCCACTGGGGATCTATATCCCACATGCTCGAAGCCGCTCCGGCAACGTTTTCGAGTGATAAAGCGCAATGCGAACCGATTGCAGCCGTAATCCCCTCTGTCATCGAGTTGCTTTGTGGAGTTAAACCATGAGCAATTGGCATGCCGGCAAATTGGCCATCAGCAGTAGCGCCAAGCGCACCTCCGGCCTCGGGCGCCCATACGAAAGTGAAGATAATTGACTTCACCCGTCCGCCCCAACGATTTCGATAACCGGCATACACGTCCATTACCGTATTCAATACTCGGTTTGCCATTGCATCAGCTTCAGCATCTTGCTGGCCAAATTTCGGTAATGCTCTCAACTTCATTCGGAGTGTCTCATAACCCTCGAAATTAGACTTAAGGGCTTCTAATAGCTCTTCAGCGGTGCAGAATTTGTCGTCATAAACGGCTCGTTTGACTGCATAAAGGGCATCACCTGCATTTGGAATTCCGAGAGGAGTTGTCCCGTAGTCTGGGTATCGAGCGCCGCCATCTTGCTGTTCTCGTCCACGCTCTAAGCAGTCGAGGGTTAAGCTAGAGAGCAAATAAGTCGGTCTGTTCTCCGCCATCGCTATACCGTTTAGGTCAACTCTCTTGAAGAGAATATTTAGCTCGCGGTGCATTTCTTTTTCAAACGCCGCATAGAGGTCTTCGAAATCTTTATATTCAGGAAGCGTCGGCAAGCTGGCATGGGTTAGCTTCATACCAGTGCGAAGGCACTCACCGCCGGTGAGAACAAGCTCGGCAGTCTTCGACACGTTGTGTACGGCAGCAAATAGCAAGTCGCTATTTCGACCCTGGGGTACTATTTCCATGCAACCGCCGCAGGTATACCATCTCGCGTCTTCCAACGGCATGCCGTACTTATTCATAGCTTCTAAGATCATTCGGTCGTTAAGTATCTGGGCGCGGTTTTTACCTTTGATTAGGTACTGCGTTGTAAGTTCCAGGAAGCATTCGGGTGCATTATCCGGAACTCTC comes from bacterium and encodes:
- a CDS encoding TldD/PmbA family protein — encoded protein: MEFDRAVLDEMAQIALKSARLAGADYADIRIVEGRQQSLFARNERIAGINDSGDKGFGVRCLANGAWGFASSSVLTPESVQNVAKQAAEIARASSIAKVRNVDLAPEPIHNSTYVTPRVTDPFEIPLESKASLLLECTDIMRKVEEVKVAIAMMYQLRSYQLYASTEGSNIFLDRLIVTAWLKADTVGNNEKQSRSYQASPQHAGWEQIIAADLVGNAPRVAQEAREKLFADPSPTGNFDLILDPEHLHLTMHESIGHATELDRVLGYEADYAGTSFAKVDDLGKLQYGSKIVNAVADNTTPEFLASTGFDDDGVEGQKWDIIRDGVLVDFTTSRETAPQIGSNRSHGSCRADGWENSPILRIPNLGILPNKGTPEELIADTKDGILIHGSGTWSIDQRRLNFQFGGDLFYRIKNGKRAGMLKDVIYRSSTPVFWNACDAICGPEDWRAFGVLNCGKGQPGQTGFMSHYSATSRFRKIEVGRGEE
- a CDS encoding pyruvate formate lyase family protein — encoded protein: CKNVPANGARNFHEAVQAFWFQYIILMREDAYGGNGPGRLDYLLWPYLEKDLESGQCTLEEARELIDELFIRLHERILPWDGWVETIVVGGCHPDGKPSITPLTRVVIESIMGLDQTHPSVYVRVPDNAPECFLELTTQYLIKGKNRAQILNDRMILEAMNKYGMPLEDARWYTCGGCMEIVPQGRNSDLLFAAVHNVSKTAELVLTGGECLRTGMKLTHASLPTLPEYKDFEDLYAAFEKEMHRELNILFKRVDLNGIAMAENRPTYLLSSLTLDCLERGREQQDGGARYPDYGTTPLGIPNAGDALYAVKRAVYDDKFCTAEELLEALKSNFEGYETLRMKLRALPKFGQQDAEADAMANRVLNTVMDVYAGYRNRWGGRVKSIIFTFVWAPEAGGALGATADGQFAGMPIAHGLTPQSNSMTEGITAAIGSHCALSLENVAGAASSMWDIDPQWATPKTINAVLKSFLSMGGQIFQGNMTDVDEMIRAKERPEDYGHLIVRVGGFSAKFVTLGSDVQDDIINRYRHKN
- a CDS encoding glycyl-radical enzyme activating protein, producing the protein MSSEGWVFDIQRFSLDDGPGIRTTVFLKGCPLRCQWCHNPEGLERRPQVRLTVNLCAHCGRCVTACDHGGHVVSADTHELFLEDCVRCGKCVDACLTGALEKIGKKMTVEDVMAIVRRDIPFYEQSGGGLTLSGGEPMSQYDFTKEIYEVAKAEGMNTAIETSALCPWEQLEELRPLLDLYQVDLKHTDNERHKELTGVPNDKILANITRMIEAGWPLIIRVPWIPTKNAEQGLLDGLEAFLTQFPNPPPVELMLYHRLGNSKWLAQGGEPTMADDIPAATKEDVAPWIERLTAKGISVKSNG